A part of Aegilops tauschii subsp. strangulata cultivar AL8/78 chromosome 2, Aet v6.0, whole genome shotgun sequence genomic DNA contains:
- the LOC141041288 gene encoding BTB/POZ and MATH domain-containing protein 2-like, which produces MGNFSSWCGGETSSRCVTKTATGAHKFEVTNYSLLDGMGAGNCVSSNTFSVGGYDWCINFYPDAYSGRAFACLCLQGTAKEPGVMVKSTLSFLGSDGKPYKGTEPVTATRTLPFSHVGTEIFSGWEDRVIVEKSKLQADGCFTIRCDLTVMRNTVA; this is translated from the coding sequence ATGGGAAACTTCAGCTCGTGGTGCGGAGGGGAGACGTCGTCGAGATGCGTTACCAAGACCGCGACGGGCGCGCACAAATTCGAGGTGACAAACTACTCGCTGCTCGACGGCATGGGCGCCGGCAACTGTGTAAGCTCCAACACGTTCAGCGTCGGCGGCTACGACTGGTGCATCAATTTCTACCCTGACGCGTACAGTGGCCGCGCGTTCGCCTGCCTATGTCTCCAAGGAACGGCCAAGGAGCCGGGCGTGATGGTGAAGTCCACGCTGAGCTTTCTGGGGAGCGACGGCAAGCCGTATAAAGGCACGGAACCGGTGACCGCCACACGAACTCTTCCCTTCTCACATGTAGGTACCGAGATTTTCAGTGGTTGGGAAGATCGGGTGATTGTTGAGAAGTCTAAGCTGCAGGCTGACGGCTGCTTCACCATCAGGTGTGATCTGACCGTCATGAGAAACACCGTCGCATAG
- the LOC109745417 gene encoding F-box protein At3g07870-like produces MAMDHDFPRDVMAEILLRLPPSSRRRARLVCRLWRDVVNERTTEAQSRPKLLLWRADKAIAYVSSDLSSPSPTGSCTELWRYSEPGPPLYALQLVGTCNGLLCLCDNTKGVGGTITLLNPATGEELPVRPLPCAESFIIGTHRSIGWGYAYHPTTGQYKVVHVPSSHDRVCEFNAVHVLTLGEPTWREVPVDPGDVITRLAAGIVSVDGMTYWVRVTGGGAAKIMSFDLNDERVVSTTIPLPVRRDHYRLAEVHGRLGFIAGPNVWVLEEGQRWSHRYNFKQDIPRRHFV; encoded by the coding sequence CCTAGTCTGCCGGCTCTGGCGCGACGTGGTAAACGAGCGCACCACGGAGGCGCAGAGCCGTCCCAAGCTCCTCCTCTGGAGGGCCGACAAGGCCATCGCCTATGTCTCCAGCGACctgtcgtcgccgtcgccgacaGGGAGCTGCACCGAGCTGTGGAGGTACTCCGAGCCTGGGCCCCCCCTCTACGCTCTGCAGCTGGTCGGCACTTGCAACGGGCTGCTCTGCCTGTGCGACAACACCAAGGGTGTGGGCGGCACCATCACCCTGCTCAACCCAGCCACCGGCGAGGAGCTTCCAGTCCGGCCGCTCCCGTGCGCAGAATCGTTCATCATCGGGACCCATCGCTCGATCGGGTGGGGCTACGCGTACCACCCGACCACGGGGCAGTACAAGGTCGTGCACGTCCCGTCCAGCCACGACCGGGTCTGTGAGTTCAACGCCGTTCATGTGCTCACGCTGGGGGAGCCCACGTGGCGGGAGGTGCCGGTCGACCCTGGCGACGTGATTACCAGGCTTGCCGCTGGTATCGTAAGCGTCGATGGCATGACATACTGGGTTAGGGTCACCGGTGGTGGCGCGGCAAAGATCATGTCATTTGACCTCAACGACGAGCGTGTCGTCTCCACCACCATACCGTTGCCAGTCCGACGTGATCACTACCGCCTGGCGGAGGTGCATGGAAGGCTGGGATTTATCGCCGGGCCTAATGTATGGGTTCTGGAGGAAGGACAACGGTGGAGCCACCGGTACAACTTTAAGCAAGATATCCCACGACGGCACTTTGTGTAG